A window of the Thermoleophilia bacterium SCSIO 60948 genome harbors these coding sequences:
- a CDS encoding aldo/keto reductase has translation MSELSSKAIGTWSGGAYLRFGEALDEDRLAELLRPGAGIDTVLSADTYGSGAADELLGRAIAGEARETMTIVGAVGHDFYEGERQGPRGFPRFTDPSLRGAGEYADYLRMATERSLERIGISRFDLLLLHNPDRIGYTSEAVWDGMAALRDAELADRIGIAPGPANGFTLDLISCFERFGERIDWAMVILNPFEPWPGELCLDAAEAAGVRVITRVVDYGGLFWGDLRPDTPMHEHDHRRFRPDGWIERGLERLRQVEPVAEAAELSPMALACAWNLSHPAVECVVPTLIQEIGPGARPVEDKRAELAAIDGAFRLADADVAWIREVGDNFGSMALKGATPDHEGEERPDRWAPDEELLAVAERHGIDPARELIKSGA, from the coding sequence ATGAGCGAGCTCTCGAGCAAGGCGATCGGCACCTGGAGCGGCGGCGCGTACCTGCGCTTCGGCGAAGCGCTGGACGAGGACCGCCTCGCCGAGCTCCTGCGCCCGGGGGCTGGAATCGACACGGTGCTGAGCGCCGACACCTACGGGTCGGGCGCGGCCGATGAGCTGCTCGGCCGAGCGATCGCCGGCGAGGCGCGCGAGACGATGACGATCGTCGGCGCGGTCGGCCACGACTTCTACGAGGGCGAGCGCCAGGGTCCGCGCGGCTTTCCGCGCTTCACCGACCCCTCGCTGCGCGGGGCCGGCGAGTACGCGGACTACCTGCGGATGGCCACCGAGCGCAGCCTCGAGCGGATCGGGATCTCGCGGTTCGACCTCCTCCTGCTCCACAACCCCGATCGGATCGGCTACACGTCCGAGGCAGTCTGGGACGGGATGGCCGCGCTTCGAGATGCCGAGCTGGCCGACCGGATCGGGATCGCTCCCGGGCCGGCGAACGGCTTCACGCTCGACCTCATCTCCTGCTTCGAGCGCTTCGGCGAGCGAATCGACTGGGCGATGGTGATCCTGAACCCGTTCGAGCCCTGGCCGGGCGAGCTCTGCCTCGACGCCGCCGAGGCCGCCGGGGTCAGAGTCATCACCCGCGTCGTCGACTACGGCGGCCTCTTCTGGGGCGACCTGCGCCCCGACACGCCGATGCACGAACACGATCACCGCCGCTTCCGCCCGGACGGCTGGATCGAACGCGGGCTCGAGCGGCTCAGGCAGGTCGAGCCCGTCGCCGAGGCGGCGGAACTCTCGCCGATGGCGCTCGCCTGCGCCTGGAATCTCTCCCACCCGGCCGTCGAGTGCGTCGTGCCGACGCTGATCCAGGAGATCGGCCCAGGCGCGCGGCCGGTCGAGGACAAGCGCGCCGAACTGGCCGCGATAGACGGGGCGTTCCGGCTCGCCGACGCCGACGTCGCGTGGATCCGCGAGGTCGGCGACAACTTCGGCTCGATGGCGCTCAAGGGCGCGACGCCCGACCACGAGGGCGAAGAGCGCCCCGACCGCTGGGCGCCGGATGAGGAGCTGCTCGCGGTCGCCGAGCGGCACGGGATCGACCCCGCGCGCGAGCTGATCAAGAGCGGCGCCTAG